A genomic stretch from Deltaproteobacteria bacterium includes:
- a CDS encoding ATP-binding protein translates to MLKSALSRSRVVVLTGPRQCGKTTLARELLPEDSVNYFDLEDPSNLARLDEPMTALRPLTGLVVIDEVQRRPDLFQVLRVLVDRRENLARFLILGSASGDLLRQTSESLAGRMERVTIGGFSLQELGAEAEQSLWLRGGFPLAWLADSEIDSIAWRKNFIQTLLERDFPQWGIRVPVTALQRFWTMLAHYHGQTWNAAEPARALGVSESTTRRHLDLLTDAFMVRQLQPLHANLRKRQVKAPKIYVRDSGLLHQLLGIDSLKGLLTHPKVGASWEGFVIEQVLMTESYDEAFFWATHQGAEIDLILRCGNDLFGLECKRTDSPRLTPSIRNALSDLKLKRVIVLYPGTKRFPLERRVEAVPLQDLAKGKSIFKSG, encoded by the coding sequence ATGCTCAAAAGCGCCCTTTCCCGAAGTCGGGTCGTGGTGCTGACGGGGCCACGCCAGTGCGGCAAGACGACGCTGGCGCGGGAACTGCTTCCGGAGGACTCCGTCAATTACTTCGACCTGGAAGATCCATCCAATCTGGCCCGACTGGATGAACCCATGACTGCGCTAAGGCCTTTGACCGGCCTGGTAGTGATCGACGAGGTGCAGCGGCGTCCTGACCTCTTCCAGGTTCTGCGCGTGCTGGTGGACCGCAGGGAGAACCTTGCGCGTTTTTTGATTCTCGGCAGCGCCTCGGGTGACCTGCTGCGTCAGACATCGGAGAGCCTGGCCGGAAGGATGGAACGAGTGACCATCGGCGGCTTTTCCTTGCAGGAACTGGGCGCCGAAGCGGAGCAATCGTTGTGGCTTCGCGGTGGTTTTCCGCTTGCATGGCTGGCCGACAGCGAAATCGACAGCATTGCCTGGCGCAAGAACTTCATTCAGACCCTGTTAGAGCGGGACTTCCCGCAGTGGGGGATCCGGGTGCCTGTCACCGCCTTGCAGCGCTTCTGGACCATGCTTGCCCATTATCACGGGCAAACCTGGAATGCCGCCGAACCGGCTCGTGCCCTGGGCGTGAGCGAATCCACCACCCGGCGCCATCTTGATCTGCTGACCGATGCCTTTATGGTCCGCCAGCTTCAGCCCCTTCACGCCAACTTGCGCAAGAGGCAGGTAAAGGCGCCGAAAATATATGTCCGGGACAGCGGACTCCTGCACCAGTTACTCGGCATCGACTCGCTTAAAGGCCTGCTGACCCACCCGAAAGTGGGAGCTTCGTGGGAGGGGTTTGTCATCGAACAGGTGTTGATGACCGAATCGTATGACGAGGCGTTCTTCTGGGCTACCCACCAGGGAGCGGAGATCGACCTTATTCTGAGGTGCGGAAATGATCTGTTTGGCCTGGAGTGCAAACGCACCGACTCACCGCGTCTGACCCCTTCAATCCGTAACGCCCTTTCTGATCTGAAATTGAAACGTGTAATCGTACTCTATCCCGGTACAAAGCGTTTTCCTCTTGAGCGACGGGTGGAAGCCGTGCCGCTGCAGGACCTCGCAAAAGGCAAATCGATATTCAAAAGCGGCTAG